The Xenopus tropicalis strain Nigerian chromosome 7, UCB_Xtro_10.0, whole genome shotgun sequence genome includes a region encoding these proteins:
- the LOC100497009 gene encoding toll-like receptor 13, translating into MAILLVALTFVVLLIPGLTSYGFRNCIQSSVIINSYNCIARGLTDVKSAVGDLPSDVWYLNISYNNIQTLHQGSFGHMPFLRTLRLNHNQLQRLDPGAFENLTMLEKLHLSSNKISNLSKEVFCGLQNVSWLFLDDNLLSSIHPEAFSHLTNLQNLNLSMNNLHNFEKVVQSIHPLQKLNTLMLCSNQISSLNHTHRLPSTLRWLFLCKNQLATLDCQQDFFLNISWLDLSYNNIATSSLQTMDLRKVIYLNVAFNGNFDILIFIKNPTVPINRIDYSGLNLNNDSKLKTMCRYLKGFNINTLYLSGNKIKTLNRGTLTDCPLNKTLDLSRNRLKGLGCLEFMSKTNVENLIVEHNLLKELINCSKKSHFPRLRHISFRYNRIWIVKGNAFHFAPNLQTLYLNINNIVFLERYSFSGLGKLRELRLDNNLITDLYENSFANLTELRILNLRNNRVSVIFSKVFYNLGKLTTLDLGGNKITQLKNQSFYGLRSLSKLYLDGNQIKEISRYVFSHVESTLLVLDLKSNHLRYNTTRETYSPFLTLSKLYDLKLQAQQPYGLTAIPQGFFKGLKSLKALYLAQNRISSLSSDAFNELGQLTYLSLAEDCNGIQRLPPGIFKNLKNLQILDLENICLQYMRMEVFSSLTNLKRLLLTKNALTHINIKVFENMTQLKYLDLRKCPLSCTCNNAELQMWFKKGPVQIVLPYNLTCPANENSYFHDFDTHVCDMEIKIKLFCSSFTSILLFIIIPIVYSKFYWMIKYNYFLFVAWLHERWKSEKELYKYDAFVSYNTHDEEWVYKIMLPVLETSALRLCLHHRDFQLGRDIIDNIVDSIHNSRKTICVVSRSYLQSEWCSLEMQLASYKLFDEMRDVLVLILLDNIPDRELSTYHRMRKLMLKKTYITWPTEPEAQQLFWAKVQEAVSGKRPSEGHQGIKIVKW; encoded by the coding sequence ATGGCGATACTATTAGTTGCCCTGACCTTCGTGGTCTTGCTTATCCCAGGATTAACCAGTTATGGTTTTAGGAACTGCATCCAAAGCTCTGTCATTATCAATAGTTACAACTGTATCGCTCGAGGACTGACGGATGTTAAAAGTGCTGTAGGTGACCTTCCCAGTGATGTATGGTATCTCAACATATCCTACAACAATATCCAGACTCTACACCAAGGAAGTTTTGGGCACATGCCCTTTCTCCGTACCTTGCGCCTAAACCATAACCAATTACAGCGTCTTGACCCAGGAGCCTTTGAGAACTTAACAATGCTAGAAAAACTGCACTTGTCATCGAACAAGATTTCTAATCTATCCAAAGAAGTCTTTTGTGGGCTCCAAAATGTATCATGGCTATTTCTTGATGATAATCTGTTGTCCTCCATTCATCCTGAAGCCTTCAGCCATCTTACAAACCTGCAAAACCTCAATCTATCAATGAATAACTTGCATAACTTTGAAAAGGTTGTCCAGTCCATTCACCCCTTGCAGAAACTGAATACTCTAATGCTGTGCAGCAACCAGATTTCCTCCCTGAATCATACTCACAGACTTCCTTCTACTCTACGATGGCTCTTCCTATGTAAAAACCAGCTGGCAACCTTAGATTGTCAACAGGACTTCTTCCTCAACATTAGTTGGCTTGACTTATCCTATAACAATATTGCCACATCTTCTTTGCAAACCATGGATTTGAGAAAAGTGATATATTTGAATGTAGCTTTTAATGGCAATTTTGACATACTTATATTCATAAAGAATCCTACTGTACCCATTAACAGAATTGATTATTCTGGATTAAACCTAAACAATGACTCTAAACTGAAAACCATGTGCCGATACCTAAAAGGCTTTAATATAAACACACTCTATCTctctggaaataaaataaaaacactgaacAGGGGCACGCTGACTGATTGTCCACTCAATAAAACATTGGATTTATCCAGAAACCGTCTAAAGGGTCTTGGTTGTTTGGAATTTATGAGTAAGACAAATGTAGAAAATCTCATTGTGGAGCACAACTTGTTAAAGGAGCTGATTAACTGCAGCAAAAAAAGCCATTTCCCACGCCTGCGCCACATCTCTTTCCGATACAACAGGATATGGATAGTTAAAGGCAATGCATTTCATTTTGCTCCCAACTTACAAAcactgtatttaaacattaacaaCATTGTGTTTCTGGAAAGGTACTCCTTCAGCGGCCTGGGAAAGCTAAGGGAGTTACGTCTAGATAATAATTTGATAACGGATTTGTACGAAAACTCATTTGCCAATTTAACAGAACTTAGGATTTTGAATCTGCGGAACAACAGGGTGTCTGTCATCTTCTCCAAAGTGTTTTACAACCTGGGAAAACTCACAACTCTGGACTTGGGTGGAAACAAAATAACGCAGCTGAAGAACCAGTCATTTTATGGGCTACGATCTCTGTCTAAACTGTATCTAGACGGTAACCAGATAAAGGAAATCAGCAGATATGTCTTCTCCCATGTGGAATCTACACTACTTGTGTTGGACCTGAAATCCAACCACCTGCGCTATAACACCACCAGGGAAACATACTCTCCCTTCCTTACCCTCTCCAAACTCTATGATCTAAAGCTTCAAGCTCAGCAACCATATGGTCTTACTGCCATTCCACAAGGATTCTTCAAAGGTCTTAAGTCTCTAAAAGCACTTTATTTAGCGCAAAACAGAATTTCCTCTCTCAGTTCTGATGCGTTCAATGAACTTGGCCAGTTGACCTACCTCAGTCTAGCTGAGGACTGTAATGGCATCCAAAGACTACCTCCGGGCATCTTCAAGAACCTTAAAAACCTGCAAATTCTAGACCTTGAAAATATCTGCCTCCAGTATATGAGAATGGAAGTGTTTTCAAGCCTTACTAATTTAAAAAGACTATTGTTGACAAAAAATGCATtgacacatataaatataaaagttttTGAGAACATGACTCAATTAAAATACCTGGACCTGCGCAAATGCCCCCTTAGCTGCACCTGCAACAACGCTGAACTGCaaatgtggtttaaaaagggcCCTGTGCAGATTGTCCTTCCTTATAACCTGACGTGTCCTGCCAATGAAAACTCATACTTTCATGACTTTGACACCCATGTCTGTGATatggaaattaaaataaaactctTTTGCTCCTCCTTTACCAGCATTTTGCTGTTTATCATTATTCCCATTGTGTACAGCAAGTTCTACTGGATGATCAAATACAATTACTTTCTCTTTGTTGCCTGGCTACATGAACGATGGAAGTCAGAAAAAGAACTCTATAAATATGATGCTTTTGTCTCTTACAATACCCATGATGAGGAGTGGGTATATAAAATTATGCTGCCTGTGCTAGAGACCTCGGCTCTTCGTCTGTGCCTCCACCACCGAGACTTCCAGCTTGGCAGAGACATCATAGACAATATTGTGGACAGTATACACAACAGCCGCAAAACCATTTGTGTTGTGAGCCGGAGCTACCTACAGAGTGAGTGGTGCTCTCTAGAGATGCAGCTGGCCAGCTACAAACTTTTTGATGAAATGAGGGATGTCCTCGTACTCATCTTATTAGATAATATCCCAGACAGAGAGCTTTCCACTTATCACAGGATGAGGAAGCTAATGCTGAAGAAAACATATATTACCTGGCCAACTGAACCTGAGGCCCAGCAGTTGTTTTGGGCTAAAGTTCAAGAGGCAGTGTCAGGCAAAAGGCCCTCAGAAGGCCATCAGGGTATAAAAATTGTTAAGTGGTAA